The following DNA comes from Cervus elaphus chromosome 8, mCerEla1.1, whole genome shotgun sequence.
GTTGGCGGAATTACAGAAGACACGAAGGAACATCATCTTAGAGATTACTTTGAGAAGTACGGAAAAATCAACGCCATTGAGATAGCTACTGACGGACAGTCTGGCGAGAAAAGAGGCTTCGGATTTATTACTTTTGATGACCACGATCCCGTGGATAAGATCGTGCTGCAGAAAAATCATACCATCAATGGTCATCGTGCAGAAGTAAGAAAGGCCTTGTCTAGGCAAGAGATGCAAGAAGGCCAACATTTGAGAAGTCGAGGAGGAGGCGATGTTGGTTTGGAGTATTTTCATGGTGTTGGTGCAAATGtgggagcaggaagagaaaggaactTCAGAGGAGGATCCGGGGGTTCTGGAAGAGGGCGTCAGTTTGGGGATGGCTCTCACGGGTACAGAGGAAGAGCTGGAGGTGGCAGTTGGGGGGTTAGGCCTGGTTACGGGGCAGGACGAGGAGGATGCAGTGGTGGAGGGTCTGCAGACGGCTACCAGGATGAGCGCTTCAGAGCCCGTTATGACAACTACGGAGGAAGAAGTTATGCAAGTCGCAATGACAGTGATTTGGGCAATCAGAAGCAGAAACCTTCTAAGTACGATTTACTGAAGAGTGGAAAGTTGAGAGACAGCAGAAACATGGGCGGGTCATATACTGGAGGAAACCACGACCCAGGAGGCGGTAGAGGACGTGGGGGTTATGGAGAGGCAAGCCGGTGGGGGCCTTCTCAGTGGCCATGGGCTTGACTGCAtgcagaggagcccagaggggaGAGAAGAGCCTCAGATGATCAAAACAACAGTGCGAAGGAAACTCTTAACTCAGTCATGCCTAAATACGCAGCGACACGGCAGAAGACACCAGAAGAGCTGGTACCAAGAGCCACTTTGTGAGTGGACTCAGTTACATAGGAACACTATTTTCCTATGGaggaaagacttttttaaaaatgcttttgcgATGGTTTTTGAGCTTTTGAAATGTTCTGTCTTTCCAGCAGTCTCTGGAAGAGTGTAGAATCATCCCTtcttgaataatatcccatttcCAAGTTTCGGTTGACATGGGAAAcctttttcaagatttttctcgAAGTTTTGAAAAGCTGTTAGCCAGAATCAAGGGATAGTAAAACATAATATCATTCTTCTTAAGACATGTATTTCATGTGTAGAGTTAAGAAGCTATTGTGCATTtaagatttaataaaataattttaaaagtaaaatgttttgcatttttaccttttaaatatttttcttgttttaggaTGTCAAAGTTTGAACTGTGCAGTGTGATGATATAACTTAAATATActatgaaatgattaccaaaaattttttttcttgtgatgatgaATATTCTTAGGACttactctcttaacaattttTGTAATATCCTACAGTTGTGCTAATTTTGGTCGCCttgttcattatattttttataatgttgAATAACATGTCATGAACTTACtggtcatttgtatatattttttggataaatgtctattcagttccttgGTCCATACCACAATTTGATATTTGCTATTGTGGTGtatgggttttgttatacattacATGTTttgtatttatcttataactggaagcttgtacctttCGACAACCTTTATCCTGTATTTTCTTCCACCAGTTCTCTGCCCCTGGGAACcacaaacatgattttttttctgagcttaatcttttttttttttttttggatatcaCAAATAAATATGGTCATACCAAAAGACAGGTTTGGGGAGGACGGAGATGTGGGTGGGCAGGTGGTTTGCCAGGTGAAGTCAGCGCATATTGTCCAGCAGTTGGCTTTTATGCACTTATTTCCTTACATGTCTGCCTCCCTACTGGACCAGGAGCATCCTAGAGGGCAGGTCCATTTGATACATGCCTGGCTCATGCATAGGAAGGCCTGGGAAATGTGTCagatgagaaggaaggagagatggagaCACACACAAATAGCAGAGGCCAGGGCCCAGGAACCCAGGCTGGTTCACAGGGTCTGAGAGCCTCTGGCAGGGACAAGACGGAGGTCGTGGGGCCAATCCACTCACAGCTCACTTCCAGCAACCACTTAGCGGTCTACCCGGCAGTGCCTCAAGTGATACATCTTTCTCCTCgtttctcttttgtttaaaaaatcaatacactCTTCATGTAGGCCACGGTGTCAGATCAGAGACCTGTACTTTGGAAGCAACCATTTTTGTGCCATTTCTATTTTCCATAATTGTTTCCTTGTTGCTCTCTCTTTGTCAGGAGGGACCGGCCTTTGAAAAAAATGCCAGCTTGTCTGCTGGGCTGGGGGGAGCTGGAGAGGGCTTTCAAGGGCAGAGGCAAGGGTGGGAGAGGAGCTGGAATGAGGCATTCCAGGGGGCAGGGGGCCCCTTTTAAGACCACGGGGTGTGGAGGGCCCTTAGGCTTCTTTTCCACCCTTTGTAAGGATCAATCCCTCTCTACCAGGGAGGAaaggcagtgattttttttaaagatttacttaGTTATTGGCTGTGCTACATCTTATTTGCTGTgcgcaggttttctctagttgcagcgagcggggttACTCTCTAGTCGCAGTTAAGTGGGATTCTtgttgcaatggcttctcttgggCCCCAGGgtagtgggcttcagtagttttggtgcacgggcttagttatcctgcggcacatgggatcttagttcccagagcagaggttgaacccacatcccctgcatcagaaggcaggttcttaaccacggcaccatcagggaagtcccaaagtcaAAGACCagctggatttcccaggtggcgctggtggtaaagaatctgcctgccgatgcaggagacatgagatgcaggttccacccctggatgagaaagatcccctggaggagggcatggcaacccactccagtattcttgggcttcccgtggcttagacagtaaagaatctgtttgcaatcgagctctgggtcgggaagatcccctggaggagggcatggcaacccactccaatattcttgcctggagaatccccaaggacagaggagcctggcgggctgcagttcacggggtcacagagagtctgacacactcgaagcgacttagcacgaacACATACATGAGACCAGCTAGCTCTCACTCGGGGCCAAGGGTCTCCCCAGCTCCTGACTCCTAATCCAGGCATGGCTCCTGTGCATACAGGCTCCAAGGTTTTTGTCTTCTCTTCAGAGAAATCATACTACTCTCAACTTTGCATTGGTGCCTACCAAGGGCTGGGTGCTCAGCTAAGCCTTGGACATGCAGGGGTACCTCACTGGCCCCCCACAACTACTCCAGGAGGTAGATGCCCAGGTCCCTGGTTCATATGTGGGGAAGCTGCCTGAGGCCACAGAGCTAGAAAGAGGTAGGCCTGGGATTCAAACTTGCAGGGGGCCTGTTCCAACCCTCCTGGCCCCAAACCATGTTGCTTCCTGTTCTTAGGCTCTTTCTGTCTCTACCTCAAGTTCAAGTTCATTTTTCCCATTGTCACCAGCCACCAAATTACTGGACAGTCTATATTTGGTTGGGCCCAGAGACCCTTGGGTTCTATCAAATGAGTCTCTCACCCTCTACAGTAAATACTTCATTTCCATCAAGCAGCATTCACAAGTGAAATGATTTTCCATCTCCAAGCACCGATGTCAAGAGAGCCCTCCTGACCTATGGCAGCGCCTGGGACTTTCTGGGCAAGCATCCCTGAGAGGGGCCTCATGGTACCTTGGATGCAGTCTCAGTGAGAGGACTTATATCTCAGCACCAGGGGTGCCTGGCTCTGAGTCTTGCATCTGCCACTAGGATGAGGCACGGGCTCCAGTAGCTACTTGTGACATTCATCACAGGAGCAATGAAACCATTGTGTTCCTTGATGTTtaataccagggcttccctgagagctcagttggtaaagaatccacctgcaattcaggagatcccagttcaatccctgggtcgggaagatttgctggagaaagaataggctacccactccagtattcttgggcttctcttgtggctccgctggtaaagaatccacctgcaatgccggagatgtgggtttgatccctgggttgggaagatcccctggagaagggaaaggctacccactgcagtattctggcctggagaattccaaggactgtatagttcatggggttgcaaagagtcagagagtcccttggaccgcaagaagatccaaccagtccatcctaaaggagatcagtcctgaatattcattggaaggactgatgctaaagctgaaactccaatactttggccacctgacgcaaagagctgactcatctgaaaagaccctaaagctgggaaagattgaaggctggaggagaaggggacgacagaggatgagatggttggatggcatcactgactcaatggacatgagtttgagtaaactccaggagttggtgatgggcagggaggcctggtgtgctgcagtccatggggtcgcagagtcagacacaactgaacaactgaactgaactgatgtttaacACCAGCCTCCCCCAGTAGAAGAGACATTCCTTGGGGGGCCAGACTGAGGGCTGATTTGCTTGTGGTTCCATCTCCAGTGTACGTAGCAgctcttgataaatatttgttgaatgataacTTTCTCCCCCAGGCCgcagtttcctcatatataaCATGGACAGCACCGGTGGGGTGACCATGCCCACACACGCCCCGCTCTCCTGGAATTCTATGAAGCCAGGATGAACAAGCAGCAGGATCAGGTCCACTGTGAGAAGGGGGAGgggtataaataaatattaaccacGTTACAAATTCACTCTTCATTATTAGATGACTTTCTGCGAACAGAAAAGAGCAGAGCTGtagaagagaagcaaagcagAAGACGTGAGCCCAGGAAAGGCAGGCCTGGGACACAGTTTGATGCTAACAATTAACACGCGCACTGCACTTCACAGTtcaccttcctctttctcctccgcTATCCCATCTGAGCTCCACAGTGCCCTCTGCAATCTGGAAAGCAAGTGCAATTATGGTCCCATCACGCAGCAGAGGAAATCGGGGCTCCcgagggttccctggtggctcagtggtaaagaaacagcctgccaatgccggagatgcaggttggatccttgagtcttgcctgggaaatcccatggacagaggagcctggtcggctacagtccacggggtcacagagtcagatacaacttagcaataaaaacaacaacaaaaccttgtTTTCCTTGGAATCCTAACTCTATAATTACAGTCActaaaatcctcctgcaatgcaggagatgcaggttccatccctgggtcaggaagatcccctggagaaggaaatggtagctcactccagtattcttgcttggagaatcccatgaacagaggagcctggcgggctacagtccacagggttgcaaagagtcggacacgactgagcaactaaataacaacaaaagggTTCTCTTGGCTAAAAATGTTTAGCTGCTAATGGCAGAGCCAGAATCTGAATCAGGGTTTCTAACTGCAAACCCAGCCCTCAGGCAGCAGGCCGACCACATCTCCATTCCGTGGAGGAACACCGCAGTTCCTGCAGAAGTTCATGAGGTCAGGAGCCTTGGCAGGCACCGCCCCCCACCATTGTGGGCATTCCCCTGGAACACCCTATTCCCCCCAACAGCTGCTGAGCTGGCGAAACCAAACTGACCACCCACCCATCGTGTTTACAGTAAACCCCTCCCGATTGCAGAAGTGGAACCTGAAACAGCCTGAGGACAGCAGAAAGAGtgagagtggggtgagcaggggcgGAGGCTGGCCTGCCGAGCCCCGGGGAGGGCGCCGTCAGGGAAAGGCCCCTCTCATCTCTGGGGAATGGAACTTCCGCTTTGGACGGAGAGCAGGAGGCTCCCAGCACCCGGTCCCACTCTGCCCAGCCCAGCGGCCTCAGAGGACACCAGGCTCCAGGTGAGGATGGGGCTTAGCAATAGGGGGACTGGCTGGCAGGACCAATATGGCAGAGGGTGGCGTCTCCTGAGTGTAGGGCCCCACATCCTCTGTCTCAGAGCCACCTGCAGGGTTGGACAGTGAGGGCTCCTGCACCCCATCCCAGACCTCGGGAATCAATTCCTCTGGGGGGTCAGCTCGGGAGTCTGCTGCTACCTGGGGCCCCAGGTAATGGGGAGGCATCTGAGTAAAGGCTCTGGGGTCACCAAGATTGGAGCTGAGCCCCACTTCTGCCTCTCAGGAGCTGGCGATCTGGGTCAAATGACATAACCTCTCTCAGCCTGCATCCTCTCAGCCTGGATCCTCTAGGCAGATAACAGAACCTTTCAGGGGTGCTGTGagccctaaaggagatcagctcAGCCTCTGCTTAGCACATTGCCTGACTCAGGGTATGTCAGAGGCAGCGGTGAAACCAGAACCCAGCACCCCAACCCAGCCTTTCTCTGACACCTGCCTTCTCTTATTTCCTCGCAGTCTGGTGAGAAAGCTCCACTAGCCTCTTTCAAGGAGGAGGTGGGGTGATGGCAGGTGGAGTTGTGATGAGTTATTAGTTAGCGTTGACACAACTCAACGATGCTTTTGCAGGAGGGTGTGCGGTCAGGCCCCGCGCTAGAGACCGAGTTCCTTCTAGGCTCCATCTCACGTCATCCTCTGGCAGCCAACTTTGCCAAAGGCTCAGGGAGGTTAAGGTACttgcctgaagtcaggcagcaaGGTAGCAGCAGAGGGGGAGTTCAAGGTCAATCTGGCCTGACTCCAAGTCAGGGGGAAAGGGGCTGTTGGAGCTGGAGGAAGATGGATGATGTCAGGAAAGATGTGAGGAGTgaggtggatggtggtgatggatgcTGAAGGCAGAGGGTGGTCAGATCTGCTGTGTTAAGTCTTGGCCCAAGTCTAAGATTTGGTGGCCCCTGAATTGGGCCAGAACCCAGATCGCCCCAGTCCCCCACTCCACCTCCAGCTTCCTTAAGAGACCTGAGTCTCATCATCAACCCCTACCCCTACCCACGCCCCTGGCAGCCAACCAGAGCTCCCCTACCCCTGCGCTGCCTGCTCCTGACAGGCCCCCTCCCTGAGCCCAATCTCCCAAAGGGACCAAattctttctttagttttccaAGCATCCTCTGTGGTGTCCTGAAACTTGGGGATTCCTGGAGGATGGTGATAATTCAAAAATAGCTAATATTCATTAAGCATTTCCAATACGCCAGGCTGTGGTGAGCCCTAACTCACCTTCCTCCCACCAACCCCGTCAGTCACTGCTTAGCACACTTAGCCTGGTTCTGCCTATGTCAGAGGCAGAGGTGAAATCAGAACCCAGGACCCCCCTCTGCCCACCCAGCAATTTCTCTGACACCTGCCTTCTCTTATTTCCTCGCAGTCTGATGGGAAAGCTCAGCAGAGATCAGGCAGAGATCGgggttatccccattttacagagggagAAACTGTGGCCAGAGAGAAGCCACTTGCCTAAGGCCCAAAGCTAAGAAGGAGCAGAAGCCTGGTTTGGACCCTCTTGGGAGCACTGTTCCTCTCCTTGTGACTCTCCAGGCCTCTCACCTTTGGTGACACTCCCAAGAGCAGCAGCAATAATAGCAATGATAGTGAGAGCCATCACTGAGCCCTGGCCCCACCTCCAGCAATGCGCTGAGCACAGGCCGCGCTGTAGCTCCTGCGTCAGGCCGTTTGGCTCCAAAGCCTGTGTTTTAACCCCAGGTGGAGAGacctctgggcttccccagtggctgagcagtaaagagtcggcctacaatgcaagagccacaggagatgcgggttcaatcccttggtcagcaggatcccctggaggagggcatggcaacccactccagtgttcttgcctggagaatctcatggacagaggagcctggcgggctacagtccacagggtcgcaaagagtcggatacaactaaaGCAACAGCATACAGGCAGAGAGGCCTCTTAATGTAACACCCCGTGGGGTTAGAGCCAGTGGAagtgggtttgaatcccagccacacatggctgtgtgaccttgatcaaGGTTCCCACTCTCTCCGCTGCCCagattcttcatctgtgaaatgaaaatgcaggggTGCTTTCTCAGGGGGCTGCTGTAAGGACCaaattaaatgaaagaacaaCCTGTAAAGCATttggcacagagcctggcacctgCTAAGTGCCCAATGCATTGATTATTAAGGTTGTCAAACTGTCGTTTGTGAAACCTCCGGCAAGATAAATAGAATGTCAGCCTCTCTTGGGAGCATGACAGAGCCCAGGCTGGTCATTCATGGCCCTGGTCACATCCATCTTTGCAGTCCCTCTTTGCATGGGATCCAGCACAGCTTCCAGCCTCACTCAGGAGTCTGAGCCATGAACTGATCAGGACCAGACCGAGGGGGCTGGGGCTGATTTTCTGAGCACACAAGCCCAAATAAGCAGGTTTTTCTAGTACCAGGAAGGCCTCCAGGTGCCAAATTCTGGGTTAGCACAGGCACTGTAAGGCCCAGGGTTCTGACCACAGTCCTGCCATTAACCAACTCACTGGGCGATCTGGGAAGGCTTGTTTTCTAATGTTTGtatctcagtgtcctcatctgcaaGATGGGAAAATAATCACAACCCACTTCTTCAGGGTGCTGTGAGGATCAGACAACAGCAGCTATGGGTCTGAACTAGAGCCCCAAAACCCCGTGACTCTTTCCCAGCCATGGCCTCACCTGGGTCCCCATGATTATCCTGGGAGATGGGCTGGGATCACTCTGCTCACCCATGTAAGAGCAGGAGACTGCCCAGCTTCCGTGGGCTGAGGGCTAATGAGGGAAGCCTTCCTGGAATAGAAAGGCTTTGACAGGAGCCTTGAAAGATGGGGAGAAATTGGATACGGGCAAAAGTGGAACAGGCTGCCTCAGAAGGTAATGAGCTTCCCATCACTGAAATGGTACAAGCCATGGATGGGAAGAGGCCTGGGCAGAAATGTTATTGGGGAGACTTAACAGTAAGCTGAGGGTTCCTCAAGAAGTTAAACACAGGATTACCATAAGACCtagtaattccacttctaagtatatacccaagaattaaaaataagtattcaGACAAATCCCTGTAcgtgaatgttcacagcagggCTATTTAC
Coding sequences within:
- the LOC122698316 gene encoding heterogeneous nuclear ribonucleoproteins A2/B1-like, which gives rise to MAEASKPVMKKASQSVPLERSKRENEQFRKLFVGDLSSETTEESLWNYYRQWGYLTDCVLIRDPASQKSRRFGFITFSSMAELDAAMAARPHFIDGKMVTPKRAVPREDHGKLGALVTVKKLFVGGITEDTKEHHLRDYFEKYGKINAIEIATDGQSGEKRGFGFITFDDHDPVDKIVLQKNHTINGHRAEVRKALSRQEMQEGQHLRSRGGGDVGLEYFHGVGANVGAGRERNFRGGSGGSGRGRQFGDGSHGYRGRAGGGSWGVRPGYGAGRGGCSGGGSADGYQDERFRARYDNYGGRSYASRNDSDLGNQKQKPSKYDLLKSGKLRDSRNMGGSYTGGNHDPGGGRGRGGYGEASRWGPSQWPWA